One Diceros bicornis minor isolate mBicDic1 chromosome 11, mDicBic1.mat.cur, whole genome shotgun sequence genomic region harbors:
- the C11H4orf33 gene encoding UPF0462 protein C4orf33 homolog, with product MDFKIEHTWDGFPVKHEPVFVRLNPGDRGVMMEVSAPFFNDPPAPLGEPGKPFNELWDYEVVEAFFLNDLTEQYLEVELCPHGQHLVLLLSGRRNVWKQELPLSFKVSRGETKWEGKACLPWSYFPPNVTKFNSFAIHGSKDKRSYEALYPVPQQEVQQGQKPDFHRLEYFKPFNFNSLLGEEWKQPESDLWLIEKPDI from the exons ATGGATTTTAAAATTGAACATACTTGGGATGGTTTTCCAGTGAAGCATGAGCCAGTGTTTGTCAGGCTGAACCCAGGTGACAGAGGAGTGATGATGGAAGTTAGTGCTCCATTTTTCAATGACCCTCCAGCTCCActtggagaaccaggaaagccttTCAATGAACTGTGGGATTATGAAG TTGTGGAAGCATTTTTCTTGAATGACCTAACCGAACAGTATTTAGAAGTTGAACTTTGTCC CCATGGACAGCATTTGGTGCTTTTACTctctggaagaagaaatgtgtggaaa CAGGAACTTCCTCTGTCATTCAAAGTGTCCAGAGGAGAGACCAAATGGGAAGGCAAAGCTTGCCTTCCTTGGAGTTATTTTCCACCAAATGTGACAAAATTCAATTCATTTGCAATTCATGGATCAAAAGATAAAAGAAGCTATGAAGCTCTTTACCCTGTACCTCAGCAAGAAGTGCAACAAGGACAAAAACCTGATTT CCATCGCCTGGAATACTTCAAGCCTTTCAATTTTAACTCACTGCTTGGAGAAGAATGGAAACAACCAGAATCAGACCTGTGGCTGATAGAGAAACCTGATATATAG